CATGTTTACTAAAACacctacataataatatttacttctaTTTATAACTTTGTTTAGCAAAACAccttgaaaatgtatttattcaaaatcgaTCTTTGAATTCATAagcacaattaatttaaaattaaaatgaagtaaaaataaataaaaggttaaATACAACGACTTAGAGTTAGATATAATCTATGGAAAATGTTTAATGTTGATATGTTTGTGAAGTTTcatgtttgttaataaaaaaatgagtgtactgttttttatacattgtatacccttattttgattgtttataattttgctttagaTTAAATGATctctataacaaaaataacaggCAGGTAATTACtcaggaataaataaattagaatttattacaGGAATGCCTTCTGTTAGATAGCTTATTGAATTAGGTTTTAAAAAGCAACAATTAACAATATACTTTCTGATATCTGACGACTGGATGAACTGGACAAACCCTCGCATTTTGTAATACATGTAATAATTTCTATAAGAGTATACGAATCTCAATTCCATTACTACTGCAAACAACCCTACTTCAGGTCCCTGGTCGCAGGTTTTATTTCcgatcaaaacaaatatttgttctgATTATgggtaaaaaatgtttaagataTTGTGTAGACACTTACTTTGAGTGTCAGTTTTGGATACCAGTATATGTATTAAATGGTTTTggcctttaaatttaaaagattaaatcttaaaattatttcggaTTTAGAAATATACCTCTGTGgatataatagattttaagaACGAACATTCAGCCTTATCAGAAGACCAATGCCAAATGAACAATGTGTAAAGACTACTTACTCATAACGAGACCCAGTATAGTCGGCCCAATGTCAGTTATgcatttataaacttattttataaattacaaatcaataaatcatGGTAAGTAGAACTTTTGATGTAGGATCGGtgggttttttaatattttatttgttacagtaTACCTAAAACCCATACTATTGTTAAGTCTGTGGGAATCAGTGTTGATTGAAATATCTATTTTGGTTTCAACTATGCACTCAATACTTAAATCGGTCTGGATCCGCTTAAGAAACGGTTTCACCTATCCTATAATGATTTGaaagcataatatatttttaatgactacAATAGTGTACGGCACGGTATTAGCAACCGCAAAAGtacatagaaaattattaaaacattgataTTCGTCCTAAAATTATTGGAAAATTCGAAATTTGCACCTGTACATATAGGATGCGCATAAGAAAACGCAACCTACCTCAGCAGCCAGACAGGCCGCATTCCCACCAAGCtacaataagaaattaaatatataaaaactttaaaatatttttttcaaattttacaattaaaatttccattattattacatagtataaaacaaagtcgcttaccactgtctgtgtatgcttagatctgtaaaattacacaacggattttgatgctgtTTTTTGAATATgatggtttatatgtataatacacacacaatatagtagagtagcactgataattttaaaagtttctaaagtaatttcgtaaataaacaattttttgggcttacattgcaaacgctggctgaaccctaagagataaatcaaaataatgtactacagtattgtacattttataaaggtcttcaaaaaagtccgtggtggcatatatctatctcttagggataacccactaTAACcatggtttatatttttctttttactagaaataatggcttattttcgaagctcTTTCaagcaatatagcattaattcttattcaattaagtacatacattaaatacatttacagcatgttatttaaatgaagatactacaaatttaaaacgcagggacatcgcggtttttattgtctttcgactgaaaaactgtgaacgttgtaagacattctgtagtatatttattatcagcatTGAAACCGTGCGACGCAggggcggatcgctagtttataataaaaacaaatacttgcTATCCGTCCCAACAGCTCCGTACAGCGACTAGCGGTTAATCTCAAGGTCTTCACAGACGTGCTCTTCGTGCTgttgttatatcatattatttataatttgaactaTGTTATTCTAATGTGCCTTTATTTTATTGCCAGACACCAACACAATCTGAGTTTttggattataaataatttatgtcgaAGACTTCTTCATTGACTTCGAGGTTGTCTTTGAAGAGTGCAGGGGATATTACAACGTAAAAGTTTATGTAAAAACACAGGGTAGGTATCTTTATTCTATAAGTCTCAGAATCAATTCATCAGACTGCTAGATGCATTAACGAATCCACTTTTATAAGATCTAAATCTGggatattattttcttgtagCCGCTAAAAGCTTCGTCTCGACCAAagaaaataggtttttttttgtgttttcaacatgcaataaaaacaatgttaagtaggtatattatgttTAGTTAGTCATATTTGGTGActctgaatatttttaaaagttacaaacatatattccataaaatatagTCAGTatctagataaataatattatttacaaaataatggaTTATCTTGTCAAGTAGGTAATGCTTAGAATGATTTATTACCGGTATAGCGctaaatgtcaaatattttaaaacgtcaGTCGTCTTTTAACTCACCATCAGATCAGACTGTCAGGCATCAGCagttgtcaaaaatatataggCGAAAGAAGTGTTTGTATTTCTAAAAATGTTGACCgagttatgtattaatttttttgattagtTAAGGtgaaagaatgattaatatttgttatatgatacaaatgaatattacgtttataaatataatatacacaaacGTTGTTATCGGTAGAACAtacctaatataaaaattataattggtaaGTAGCGCATCTCACAATAAcggttaaaaaatatcaaaaaatacgGAATGTGCAGTTAATTTTGGGTCTATAACAAaagaagaatatataaaaaacgatttaatatgttataaaatgtcaagtaaaattattactgTTTAAATCATTGGCTTTGTCCATTCGTTATTTTTACTTATCAGTCTTCGAAAGTAATCGAGTTAAAtgagcttaaaataaattaatgaacaaTAAGGATATACTGCTCAACTGTATAGCTTCAATAAACCATGCAAACCACCAACACATGCATTGTTTCAGGGTAGGGAAAATTAaaagattcaaataaataattgtttcatcCAACATGAAACACCTGGCAGCTTGGTAAGtctaattataatactaatattgcaTGTATTAATAAACCTGAgttctatcaaaataattactaaaaaaagcatattattccaAGTATCCATCttgattttataaagtttatttgaaaaaaaaaagagtattttATAGTAACATGTGATAGTTTAAGTAAgttaatttcttatataacaactaatgtattaaataataaaataattactttatgtcAGTaccagaataaatatttaaataattactttatggCAGTACCAGACTATATTTAGGAATGAATATAGTTTTGTTTgctttataaatagaataagcCTTTTTGCCAAGTTGTAAATACTATTCTATTAGATCCtttctgttatttaaatattttcaaacatgactcttacatttaaataaatagctttattacaaatgtaactaaatgcatataactatgtataaggtatttttgatttatatatacatgttaaggccttaataaaaataattcctatgtaataaattaaataatctttttattcaaattaaaatgtaatcaatgAATTTAACTGTTGTACTTTATTATAAGTACAACAACAATATGCTTTGAAATCTTATCGAAGTTGTGTTGTGTTTAGTATAAATTACATCAAGTAAAAACTCTTTCTTAAGGTACCAAAAGAAAATTAGTTCATATGACAAAGAAGAATGGGAGACAATGGTGGAACAGCTGTTGATGCGAGGCACATACCGTCGCCGTATAGTTGATTTTTCATCACATGCAAGATCTTACCTAATAGATGTGGACTTAGTCCGAggtacaataacatttttacaatctTTAAGGGTATCATTCTGTACTAGATAGAtgcttatatatctatatttatcttttgtGGATAATCTATGTTATCCCAcaggattaaaaaaatacctataacctattttacttttatcataattttaatattgagtgGATAATGACACCATTCTCGATATTACATTCTTGACACATCAAACACTTGTGTAAACAGTCTAATGTCTTTGTATATAATAGGCTTTAAATCTGAAAATGATCAATGAAATCATAACAAGACTTGCatctctatataaaaaaaagcccAAAAATATGAAAAGGAAGACAATTCTTGTAGTTACTATCCACTTGTATGAATTTCTTATATTtcctaatgaatattatttcaaaagaaattaaGGGTGATTATTACAAAAAGAGGATTACTTGTTGTGTTCCTCTTTGAAGGCTGAGTAAGCTAGGGTAATTACAGGCACCCTCTGTgcacataacttcttagttcccaagtttggtggcccatttgctacaTAAAGAGtggttttatttcttaaagcatCAATGTAtatgaccactaaccatcaggtgactCAGTcgcctacatattataaataaaataatcagttaTACCTTCAACAAACTAATAttgtcttatatatttatacaggtTCATCGTTCCCTAAAGCAAAGCCAACTCTTGGCATGCGAAGAGTAGTATGGTTTGCATTAGTGCGCCTTGTATTCCTACCAGCATTGTATCAGTGGTGGGCGCAACAAACGTCCCCAGCTTGCGCCAAGTTCCTATTGGCTGTATGGATGCTGcaagttattaatatatctataatgttCATCGCTCCTGCCTCTATTGAAATTGATGTAAGTTAAATTTACACCTGAATAACAAATTCATTTATCTTATAACTTTTCCATctgcttttaaattaataattgttatctcATACTTGACGATAAAATAGTTTGAGGAATCTTGGAAGGATCATTTATACCCCCCAACtagaataataatgtaatggTTAAGCTCTCAATCATTGTCTTGACTCACCTGAGTAGGCTTACCCAGGAGAGTCTGCTGAGCTGTTGGACATCTactgttaatttacttttttctatATCACTTTCTTgggacattatatttattagatttaaattacgTTTTAGTCAAACTGTTGGATTGTACCAGTGGGCCTAATGCTTGTACTGAGTATAGTACATTCGCAAATAGTGAGCACAACTGAGATGGAACTAGCCAGAGTGCGACCTAGGTCGACATATAGAAGAAAATTGCCGAGGTATTTCAGGTATACGAGTGGCGCTATAGATAGAATGCGTTGCAATACTCTGTAGTCtaaataaggtatttttttaaaggaaagcTAGGTCGGATTGTGATGGTGGCAGCGGTGGTTGTTCCGCTGAAAGTGGAGCAACGTCGAGCCAAAGCAAAAGTACTTTTACTAAGCCATCGAAATTTAGACGGCGACTCTCTCGCTCTGACTCCACAGACACAGGTCTCAggtgattaatattattaacaatgtatTCAAATGTATCTATCAATTAGACATTGCGACATTTCTTCGACGTTCAGTCATATATTAAACAAACGAGAACATTGAATGAACTAGCTTTActgatttttctttttgtttcaaATGGAATATATGTCTGAAATACGCCACATAAAATGCAGTGGTTAATTGctgattttagtataaaatataattttaataatctttaaatagaaaggtttgtttaactttgcaacatttttttgcaataacaattaacaacaataatattcattGCGTAATAACAAACTGACTAAATTTCAATATCTtccatattattttgtaaaacgcatgaccaatattttttatattttccagaAAGcgtaaaaaagatttaattaatgacACAGGACCAGACTTAAAATCTAAACTTAAAGCCAAAACTATACCCAAAACCAAAGTGAAAGATTCCGACGACGAAGACTATATGTCTTGGAAAAAACCTGACGCGACCGCTCCCATAGTAACATTCACCCCACCCCCAGAAGACGCGACACCGAGCTCCTCATTTCGCTACAAacctaatatattaacaaagaaaTACTTGGAGATATTTAACGTAAGACAAAGCGACAATAACAAACCAATATTCGCTGATGGTGACGATGGGTTTGAAAGTCTCAATGGATATAATTCGAACTGTAGCGATGGAGAGACTCGTAACAAAGATTTAGCTTCTCAGAGCAAGCCGAGTACTGTCAAAGCAAAGACGACTAGCGAAAGTCAACAGGCCAAAGTTCAACCACCTTTGAAAGTATTTATCGATGATAGTAAAGATACCGCCGAAGAGAAGGTTCAATGTGAAGGTGTAAGTACGTCTATGAAAGAAAACAAACAAGAAGAGAAGTCATTCGATCCCGACTCTGATAGCGCAGTAACAGCGACACATCCCACGGTCAAAAGGACTGGTGTAAGGTTTCGGAATTCCTGGGCCAAAGACGCGCCTCCACCCGAAACGAGCGATGAAGATTTCACGACTGTCAAACGTAAACAAAAGGTTAGAGATATttcataatgaataaaatataattctggtttattatttctaaaacttattctaatttatcaaataataataacggtacatgattttttttttattaactcgtACAATTTCTATAACACTAGGTGATAGATGGAAGGAATTTACAACGCAATAAATCAGGTATTGGCTCTTCAGACTGTTCCGATTGCATGATTCGTGTTTGTGTGAAACATTCATCTGCTTTTATAGTTAACGTtgttttaaatgcaataatttcTTTAGAAATTAGAGAACTACCAGAGTTCGACATCCGATGGTGAATGTTCAGCTTCCGCGCCATCAATCGCATTACCTTCGCACCATACCATGTCAGACTGGGTCGGGCAAATCACTAACAGTAAGACTatttgttgtcttagattttcgcgattattacacattgaaataaaactagtttttaacggatttaatcgcgtatattaattattttacgaattacaaactgcgggagtatataaactcgaatgtgagtgtggtttatcttacataggccaaacaaagagaagtatcggtactagggtcaaggaacatataggagatgtcaaaaatagacgttcttcaaagtctgcagtctgtgaacatgctctggataaacctaaccattttattcgatttgataaaccacagatcctcgctagagaacacagattcattc
This region of Vanessa atalanta chromosome 8, ilVanAtal1.2, whole genome shotgun sequence genomic DNA includes:
- the LOC125065556 gene encoding protein PHTF1 isoform X2, with the protein product MKHLAAWYQKKISSYDKEEWETMVEQLLMRGTYRRRIVDFSSHARSYLIDVDLVRGSSFPKAKPTLGMRRVVWFALVRLVFLPALYQWWAQQTSPACAKFLLAVWMLQVINISIMFIAPASIEIDSNCWIVPVGLMLVLSIVHSQIVSTTEMELARVRPRSTYRRKLPRKARSDCDGGSGGCSAESGATSSQSKSTFTKPSKFRRRLSRSDSTDTGLRKRKKDLINDTGPDLKSKLKAKTIPKTKVKDSDDEDYMSWKKPDATAPIVTFTPPPEDATPSSSFRYKPNILTKKYLEIFNVRQSDNNKPIFADGDDGFESLNGYNSNCSDGETRNKDLASQSKPSTVKAKTTSESQQAKVQPPLKVFIDDSKDTAEEKVQCEGVSTSMKENKQEEKSFDPDSDSAVTATHPTVKRTGVRFRNSWAKDAPPPETSDEDFTTVKRKQKKLENYQSSTSDGECSASAPSIALPSHHTMSDWVGQITNSEESSYESQSEAGHSDVGFHYTGDSSWDPFAILDPSSDTVKCTMWERGSTLRAELSAVDISWCVVARAERAMAAEGCAWAGLLLAALVALVAPAARLLQVAIEQDNRSEEELQTLSLISYIPSLVVNYTQGSVYCTLNAAFGNNIWEVTSNILSSILRFTLSGLVFFLLAVAERAYKQRFLYAKLFSHLTSARRARKSELPHFRLNTVRNIKTWLSTRSYLRRRGPQRSVDVIVSAAFMLTLTLLACVSAQLLRDSVTLERGWLLEAMVWSCCLGIYLLRLLTLGSNVNRKYRGCLSAILTEQINLHLAIEQRPESKEQLIVANNVLKLAADLLKELDSPFKISGICANHYLYTITKVVILSALSGVLSEMLGFKLKLHKIKIK
- the LOC125065556 gene encoding protein phtf isoform X3, whose translation is MKHLAAWYQKKISSYDKEEWETMVEQLLMRGTYRRRIVDFSSHARSYLIDVDLVRGSSFPKAKPTLGMRRVVWFALVRLVFLPALYQWWAQQTSPACAKFLLAVWMLQVINISIMFIAPASIEIDSNCWIVPVGLMLVLSIVHSQIVSTTEMELARVRPRSTYRRKLPRYFRKARSDCDGGSGGCSAESGATSSQSKSTFTKPSKFRRRLSRSDSTDTGLRKRKKDLINDTGPDLKSKLKAKTIPKTKVKDSDDEDYMSWKKPDATAPIVTFTPPPEDATPSSSFRYKPNILTKKYLEIFNVRQSDNNKPIFADGDDGFESLNGYNSNCSDGETRNKDLASQSKPSTVKAKTTSESQQAKVQPPLKVFIDDSKDTAEEKVQCEGVSTSMKENKQEEKSFDPDSDSAVTATHPTVKRTGVRFRNSWAKDAPPPETSDEDFTTVKRKQKVIDGRNLQRNKSGEESSYESQSEAGHSDVGFHYTGDSSWDPFAILDPSSDTVKCTMWERGSTLRAELSAVDISWCVVARAERAMAAEGCAWAGLLLAALVALVAPAARLLQVAIEQDNRSEEELQTLSLISYIPSLVVNYTQGSVYCTLNAAFGNNIWEVTSNILSSILRFTLSGLVFFLLAVAERAYKQRFLYAKLFSHLTSARRARKSELPHFRLNTVRNIKTWLSTRSYLRRRGPQRSVDVIVSAAFMLTLTLLACVSAQLLRDSVTLERGWLLEAMVWSCCLGIYLLRLLTLGSNVNRKYRGCLSAILTEQINLHLAIEQRPESKEQLIVANNVLKLAADLLKELDSPFKISGICANHYLYTITKVVILSALSGVLSEMLGFKLKLHKIKIK
- the LOC125065556 gene encoding protein PHTF1 isoform X1; the encoded protein is MKHLAAWYQKKISSYDKEEWETMVEQLLMRGTYRRRIVDFSSHARSYLIDVDLVRGSSFPKAKPTLGMRRVVWFALVRLVFLPALYQWWAQQTSPACAKFLLAVWMLQVINISIMFIAPASIEIDSNCWIVPVGLMLVLSIVHSQIVSTTEMELARVRPRSTYRRKLPRYFRKARSDCDGGSGGCSAESGATSSQSKSTFTKPSKFRRRLSRSDSTDTGLRKRKKDLINDTGPDLKSKLKAKTIPKTKVKDSDDEDYMSWKKPDATAPIVTFTPPPEDATPSSSFRYKPNILTKKYLEIFNVRQSDNNKPIFADGDDGFESLNGYNSNCSDGETRNKDLASQSKPSTVKAKTTSESQQAKVQPPLKVFIDDSKDTAEEKVQCEGVSTSMKENKQEEKSFDPDSDSAVTATHPTVKRTGVRFRNSWAKDAPPPETSDEDFTTVKRKQKKLENYQSSTSDGECSASAPSIALPSHHTMSDWVGQITNSEESSYESQSEAGHSDVGFHYTGDSSWDPFAILDPSSDTVKCTMWERGSTLRAELSAVDISWCVVARAERAMAAEGCAWAGLLLAALVALVAPAARLLQVAIEQDNRSEEELQTLSLISYIPSLVVNYTQGSVYCTLNAAFGNNIWEVTSNILSSILRFTLSGLVFFLLAVAERAYKQRFLYAKLFSHLTSARRARKSELPHFRLNTVRNIKTWLSTRSYLRRRGPQRSVDVIVSAAFMLTLTLLACVSAQLLRDSVTLERGWLLEAMVWSCCLGIYLLRLLTLGSNVNRKYRGCLSAILTEQINLHLAIEQRPESKEQLIVANNVLKLAADLLKELDSPFKISGICANHYLYTITKVVILSALSGVLSEMLGFKLKLHKIKIK